Proteins found in one Planococcus citri chromosome 2, ihPlaCitr1.1, whole genome shotgun sequence genomic segment:
- the LOC135834028 gene encoding speckle-type POZ protein B-like — MSSSFYDSDWKLDGCRTKINSDETRYVWTIEDFDFHEAKGKTLISPPFSSVKNNQVKWHLELYPNGKTNAKDLVGLYIFLNKLCSFENSKTIFAKATFIIFNSENKEEAKWSLDSIKEFPHPDIKQNGWGFGDFKKDENFRNKLLLNNTLTIRCEVKFSDMNNITLHQRDIDIEMPECNLSENIASLFENQTLTDVILSVNGKEYPAHKTILAARSPVFCAMFTHSTKENELNRVDIEDINDAVMDAMLKYIYTGKCDDSNELAEGLLAAADKYDLCGLKIMCAKKLIRGLSVENATNVLILADMHHYEDLKRQVIKFIVANCSEVLNTGAWLEMLSSNSKLANDVCQAIARK; from the coding sequence ATGTCTTCGAGCTTTTACGATTCAGATTGGAAATTGGATGGATGTAGAACAAAGATCAATTCCGATGAAACAAGGTACGTTTGGACGAttgaagattttgattttcacgaGGCCAAAGGCAAAACATTGATTTCACCTCCGTTTTCATCTGTTAAGAATAATCAAGTTAAATGGCACTTGGAACTTTATCCTAATGGCAAAACCAATGCAAAAGATTTGGTCGGTTTGTATATCTTTCTGAATAAACTCTGCagttttgaaaacagcaaaacaATATTCGCGAAAGCtacatttatcattttcaatagCGAGAATAAAGAAGAAGCCAAGTGGTCTCTCGACAGCATTAAGGAATTTCCTCATCCTGACATTAAGCAAAATGGTTGGGGCTTcggagattttaaaaaagatgagAACTTTAGAAACAAGTTGCTGTTGAACAATACTCTAACGATTCGCTGTGAAGTGAAGTTTTCTGATATGAACAATATCACTCTTCATCAACGTGACATTGATATTGAAATGCCCGAATGTAACCTGTCTGAAAACATTGCATccttatttgaaaatcaaacgtTAACGGATGTTATCCTCTCCGTGAATGGTAAAGAGTATCCTGCCCATAAGACTATATTGGCGGCTCGTAGTCCAGTTTTCTGCGCCATGTTCACCCACAGTACAAAAGAAAACGAGCTCAATCGAGTAGATATTGAGGATATTAATGATGCTGTTATGGATGCAATGTTGAAATACATTTACACCGGGAAATGTGATGATTCAAACGAATTGGCCGAAGGATTATTGGCAGCAGCCGATAAATACGATTTGTGTGGATTGAAAATTATGTGTGCGAAGAAACTAATCAGGGGATTGTCAGTTGAGAATGCAACGAATGTTCTCATATTGGCCGATATGCATCATTATGAAGACCTAAAACGTCAAGTGATCAAGTTTATTGTTGCCAATTGTTCTGAAGTTTTAAACACTGGAGCCTGGTTAGAAATGCTTTCATCAAATTCTAAATTGGCGAATGATGTTTGCCAAGCCATTGCTCGTAAATAA